A part of Falco naumanni isolate bFalNau1 chromosome 19, bFalNau1.pat, whole genome shotgun sequence genomic DNA contains:
- the NKX3-1 gene encoding homeobox protein Nkx-3.1, translated as MSAGVLPARRQRAPSSTPAGMNLTPTAAQQPMAISSRRRPSFLIQDILWDGAERGAWPERGKSRGFGSPEDGEPGAATVEGREAGSALGAAPGSPRSPAAPQARGTPHEPDADATCLSDCAPPLQPLPIAPCPPRQPRRSRAAFSHTQVIELERKFSHQKYLSAPERAHLAKNLQLTETQVKIWFQNRRYKTKRKQIGSESSKLDTRLAGQKAAALPGASLLALQGGWQYLPCLYYVNGWSPSWW; from the exons atgagtgCTGGGGTGCTCCCTGCAAGGAGGCAGagagcacccagcagcaccccagcagggATGAACCTGACCCCCAcggcagcccagcagcccatGGCCATCTCCTCCAGGCGCCGTCCATCCTTCCTCATCCAAGACATCCTCTGGGATGGGGCAGAGCGGGGAGCGTGGCCGGAGCGGGGCAAGAGCAGAGGGTTTGGCAGCCCGGAGGACGGGGAGCCGGGGGCAGCCACGGTGGAGGGGAGAGAGGCCGGTTcagccctgggggctgccccagggagccctcgttccccagcagcaccccaagcCCGAGGGACACCCCACGAGCCGGACGCAG aTGCCACGTGCCTGTCAGACTGTGCCCCcccgctgcagcccctgcccatcgccccgtgccccccccggcagcccagGCGCTCACGGGCAGCGTTCTCCCACACCCAAGTCATCGAACTGGAGCGCAAATTCAGCCACCAAAAATACCTGTCGGCCCCTGAGCGAGCCCACCTGGCCAAAAACCTGCAGCTCACCGAGACCCAGGTGAAAATCTGGTTCCAGAACAGGAGGtataaaaccaaaaggaaacaaatcGGCTCGGAAAGCAGCAAACTGGACACGCGGCTGGCGGGGCAGAAagcggccgcgctgcccggaGCATCCCTGCTCGCGCTGCAGGGTGGCTGGCAGTACCTGCCTTGCCTCTACTACGTGAACGGCTGGAGTCCCTCCTGGTGGTAA